A region of the Mus caroli chromosome 7, CAROLI_EIJ_v1.1, whole genome shotgun sequence genome:
CAAGAACAGtgcatgctcttttttttttttttttttttttttttttgttttttggctttttgagacagggtttctctgtgtagccctggctgtcctggaactcactttgtagaccaggctggccttgaactcagaaatccacctgcctctgcctcccgagtgctgggattaaaggcgtgagccaccacgcccagccagtgcatgctcttaacagctgagccatctctcatctctctagcccctatttTGGGGGTTGTTcggtctgtctgtttgtttgtctaaCTGTCTGTGTCAGGGTCTtgttgtatagctctggctatcctggaattcatgacagttctcctgcctctgcctcccttttgttgttttgatttgatttggtttggggggtgtgatggtttgtatatccttggaccagggagtggcaccatctgaaggtgtggccttgttggattaggtgtgacctggttggaatgggtgtgtcactgtgggtgtaggtataagatcctcaccctagttgcctggaagtcagtcttccactagcagcctttggatgaagacgtagaactctcaactctgcctgtgccatgacagcctggatgctgccatgctcccaccttgatgataatggactgaacctctgaacctgtaagccagtgccaattaaatgttgttttttataagacttgccttagtcatggtgtgtgttcacagcagtaaaaccctaactaagacagggggtatttgggtttttttttgttttgttttgttttttgtttttgtctgaggCCAAGTCTGCAGaacaggctgacttggaacttgccTTTATCCTGTCTCAAactctggaattataggtatatgCCAATACACCtaatttaataaatgtatttttgtcaTGTCTTTACATATGTGAAAATCACCTAACTACTTACAGTATCTCAAAAGCTCATTTCCCATTCAGACCTCATTTCAGACTCTCGTTAGTTaacatttctaatttatttatgttcTGTGTATGGTTGCTTTGtctgcatatgtctgtgcactatgcaTAGGCCcggtgcccacagaggcaagaAAAGGACCTGGAATTAGCTGGAAACTGCCCTATGGGTGCTGGTGGTCAAACACAGGTCTTCTGGAGATTACAGGAGcaggccaccacacccacctgacGTTTTCATTTTACTCActcgtgtgtgcacacacgcctGTGTGCTTGCCCTTACCGGTATAGAGAACACGTGGAGGCTGAAGGCTGACAGCAAATGTCTTCCCCACTTTCCTCACCCATcccctttcttgtttttgtttgttttgttcttccagataggatttttctgtgttgctttggctgtctgggaactcgtTCTGAGGCccaccaggctggtcttgaactcacagagatctgcctgtctctgcctcctgagtgctgatgctaggatcaaaggtgtgcactatctggctttaaagaaatgtttacgaatgcttttaggttttttgttttgttttttggatttatttagtatgtatatgtatgtttgtgaaccACCACATGAATGATAAGACTTAAACCTAGTTCCTCATCAAGAAAAacaatacagagacaaagtttggagctgagatgaaagaatggaccatctagagacggccatacctggggatccatcccataatcagcctccaaacgctgacacctttgcatacactagcaagattttgctgaaaggaccctgatatagctatctcttgtgagactatgccagggcctagcaaacacagaagtggatgctcacagtcagctattggatggatcacagggcccccaatggaggaNctagagaaagtacccgaggagctaaagaggtctgcaaccctataggtNgaacaacaatatgaactaaccagtaccccctggagctcctgtctctagctgcatatgtatcagagatggcctagtcggccaacagtacaaagagaggccctttggtcttgcaaattttatatgcctaagtacagggggggaggggggggcatgggagacttttgggatagcattggaaatgtaaataaagaaaatacctaattaaaaaaaagtggcagggcggtggtggcgcatgcctttaatcccagcctttggggaggcagaggcagacagatttctgagttcgaggccagcctagtctacagagtgagttccaggacagccaggactatacagagaaaccttgtctcgaaaaactaaaaagaaagaaagaaagaaagaaagaaagaaagaaagaaagaaagaaagaaagaaagaaagacaaacaagtggtcttaaccactgagccatccaacccctcatctttttttgttttgttttgtttttttgttttttgttttttggctttttgtgaAGTCATAACTTCCAGTTCTTTGGaaatgtcaaatgatgttttgctggtgcacacaggtgaaaggatatttgGATACAGTAAACACATGGAAGGACCTGTGATGAAgttatataaatatgacccccAAACTGTGGAAGACgagcactgagccttggtttggtttgctccaccttgTTATTCTTCCCTAatgacacacatgcatggatTGATTCGCCTTACATAATGCTGTTGAGCTCCACTTATGGTAACACCGATACTGAGAGAAACTTACCCAAGAGCTACTCGTGAGGTTCCTGTGCCAACTTGCTGCTTCCACTGCCTTGCCTTGGGCCAGTGGGTGAGCCCAGTggtttctacaggattaagctATGGCTGCCTGGTGTCTGATGCTGAaaaggactggactgcagctgctggttcgTGTCTggtgtctgcagctgctgagttgtaCTTGGTGTTTACTAAGGGACTGAATTACTGCCAAAGAAAATGGACCTCACCCCCCAAAGAACCTACTGCTGAGCAGGTCCACTTCCCACATagcctaataacttttctcttccactaccactactggtggtgggctagaggagagcttgacccttattaaaagtaggttgcaaaaaatgtatgcctacatttttgagacagggtttttcttgtgtagccctggctgtcttggaactcactctataaaccaggctagcctcaaactcagagatttgcctgtttctgcctctggagtgctaggactaaagtcATGTATCACCACAGCCCAGCTAATTCCTCacctttgaaagaaaacaaaaacaggctctcctcactgaacccagagctcaatATACTGGCCAGactggctggcctgtgagctcactGTCGTCCTCTCCCCTTGCTCCATAGTCTGACAgtttcttatgtagcccaggctagcatctTGATTCATTACTCTGAGCCTCCCAAAATCTGGGATCAGagtcatgagccaccaccgcACATCAGCCACATACATTGTACAGCACTGGGCAAGTGACCTCTCCCCctcactgagcctcagtttcctgtcaAGTGGAGGGTGGTCTCTGCCCTGTTGAGAGGAGAACATAAAAGAACTTCAAGACGAGGGTGTCATTCAGCAGCAGAGCAGTCACCTAGAACACGTGAGGCCCCAGGTGTCATCTCTTACACTGCAAGACAAAATTTGCTAGGCATGGCGGAGCGcatctgtaaccacagcactCAGAAGAAGGCAGAGCCAAGAGCATCAGGACATCAAGAGCATCCTCAGAGGTGGGGGGATTGACTTGGTAGTCAGGAGCacgggctgctcttgcagagaaccagggtttaattcccagcaccaggCGACTTATAACTCCATCTCCTAGGGATCTGtagccctcttcttcctccacaagTACCAGGCACATGTACATGTGGTACACGTGCATACTATgtaagcaaacactcatatacattaaataaagcttcatcaggccgggcggtggtggcacacgcctttaatcccagcacttgggaggcagaggcaggcagatttctgggttcgaggccagcctggtctacagagtgagttccagaacagccagggctacacagagaaaccctgtctcgaaaaacaaaacaaacaaacgcttcatcagttaaaaataatcaaacaaaggTGGCAATAAACAAAGGACTGTTGTCACCTGCATAGTGGGTACAAGGCCAACCCGTGCTATAtgacaccctgtttcaaaaaaatgaaagagagagaaaaggtggtgggttagaaagaaagaggcagataGGAGTGATAAGTTTTGCTCGATGTTAGTGAGTGCAGAAGCCAAAGTTGAGAGTAGCCGCTGTGGACCTGCCTGCAGCAGGTACCCAGAACCATGGCTCACCAAGATCCTTTCTCGGGGTTCAGTGGTGATGAACCAGGCCTTGAACAACCCTCTCCCCGACCCCACGCACTAGAGAGAGACTCAAGGGAATTGTGGCCAGCCCAGGTGCAGGGCAGTTCCTCTCCACTCAGGGCCCACACATATGGCAAATAAAGGGCCAGGAGTAAGGGCCACTGGAGCCCATCTCCGGCAGGGCTGAACAGGAAGTGAGGCGGAGTTTGGAGTGGAATCTGGTACCCCAAGGCTACGGCCACCCAGACTAACTGACTCACTGGAAGACGATGCCAGGGGGTCTAGAAGCCCTCAGAgccctgcctcttctcctcttcttgtCCTACACCTGCCTGGGTAATGTGGCCAAAGGGAAGGTGCGGGTGGGGCAGGGGTGTTGCGGCTGACAGGAGAGGTGCAGAGTGGAGTCAGAAATGGCCAGGCAGGGTGATGCATAACGTGGCATCTCTTAAAGTAATGCCAGAACTCTAAGgaaactgaggaaggaggaacactgcatttgaggccagcctgggctacataatgagttctatctaggccaacctgggcagTTTACTGattaaaactgtctcaaaaagaaaaggagtgtGGGAAGGGAATCAATCGGGAAAGCCTTCTGTACCTAGCCACAGGCTGGAGGAGGCTTGAGTAAGGCCACTGTTAGGACCAAGACTACCTTGCCCCACGACAGACACACGACCTTAGCTCCACAGGTCAGAATGAGGAACTGAGGTAAGTGTTGACCGAACGTCACAGCAGCGGAGGCATAGCAAAGGGTGTTGGTGAGGGAacggggtttgtttgtttgtttgtttcctctgccTTACATCTGGAGGGCAGGCTTCCCATGTGACCACATAGACATTTGTTTGCAGAGGAGGTCTTAGGAGCAGGGACTAGGGCCCTGCTCTCTGTGTCTTAAGCCTGTGTGACCAGGAACTGGCTGGggcctctttcccctccctttctttcttcctcacttcCGACCTTCTTCTTTCCTATCATGTCCACAAAAGGGAGCTACAAGCCAGTGTGgagctggggaggctgagaacAGGGTGGGGGGCACAGTTCAAGATAAATACAAGAGCAGACACCGTAGCCACCAGTACACCCTCGGCTCTCAGCCTCCTCCGATGCCCCAGACAGAACTCAGTCCCAGTGCCTAGGTTGACACTggtttctctattttgttttgtttttcgagacagggcttttGTGTGctaccctagctgtcctggaactcactctgttagaccaggcaggcctcaaactcccagagatctgcctgactctctctcctgagtgctgggattaaaggcatgtactactacTGCCTGGGAGGTTGCCACATTTAAATTACAGAGATGAGAAACAGCCTAGGCACAAAAAAACAAGCCAAGTGCAGTAAAGGAGAGATTCAGGAAGGTGGGAATTGGGCTCTAGTATCTTTTCCAATAGCCTGGGTACTGCTGAaccaagccccaccccacccctgcatctAAGGTTCGCCCCACTTTCACCCCCTCCCCGTGGGGGTTCCTAAGAGTTGTAAGGAATGGGGACTAATAGGATGGTTTTCATGAAAGAGTCCCTGGGCTAGTTGGGGAACATCAAAATGCAAAGGGGAAACGGAAGAAAGAGGCCATAGGGTGTGCCCCCCACCCAGTCTCCCatcatctcttctttttctagGTACCATTACCATTGGTACGGCTTCACTCCTGATGTGAAGGGGTCTGGGCTAGAGCAATCATCTCCATCTCCAGGCTCTGAcccatctgtctcctctcctctctccacaggTCCTGGATGCCAGGCCCTGCGGGTAGAAGGGGGTCCACCATCCCTGACGGTGAACTTGGGCGAGGAGGCCCGCCTCATCTGTGAAAACAATGGCAGGAACCCTAATATTACATGGTGGTTCAGCCTTCAGTCCAACAACTCATGGCCCCCAATGCCACTGGGTCCTGGCCATGGTACCACAGGCCAGTTGTTCTTCCCCGAAGTAAACAAGAGCCACAGGGGCTTGTACTGGTGCCAAGTGATAGAAAACAACATATTAAAACGCTCCTGTGGTACTTACCTCCGCGTGCGCAGTGAGTAGGGAGGGCCCTGACCTCCTTGCATTCCCTGTTCCCTGTTTCTTCCAAAACATTGGGAGCAGAGCTAGCTCCTCCCTCCTGGACCTGCAACCAGCCACAGAGATGGTGGCTTCAGGGCTCCCTGACCTCGCAAGGGTCAGGGCTGGGAGAGGAAGGGACACCAGAATGGTGAGCAGCACCCTGTCTTCACAGATCCAGTCCCTAGGCCCTTCCTGGACATGGGGGAAGGTACCAAGAACCGCATCATCACAGCAGAAGGGATCATCTTGCTGTTCTGTGCAGTGGTGCCAGGGACGCTGCTGCTATTCAGGGTGAGTCTCCCCCAAGTGACACCCCTCAAGTCATCTTGGCTTACCTGGGCCTGGACTGTGACTCCCAGTGTCCAGCGGGTCCTCTGAATTCCAAGGTTTGTCCTTCCGAGTTTGGGAGACTGGGAATAACCACGAAAAGGATTCCCAGTGGCACtgagctggggtgggaggggtcAGCGTGTCCCCACGGCCCTCATAGAAACCCTCTCACTCCTGGCCCACCAACAGGAGTCCCCTGCAAATGCAGCCAAGACAAGGGAAGAAGGTGTGTCCTCCCAGAGCCCCTGCGTCTCCTTaggccagaagacaacattttcCCCCCACAATGGGgcttcattatgtagccctggctggccttaaactcacagagatctgcctatgtctgcctcccaagtgcttgctgggattaaagggccaccatgcctgcccttcctcctttctttaactttttcttttcccaccACCTAACCCTCCAagactgggtctctctgtgtagccctggctgtcctagataaggctggcctcagactcacagagatccacctgcctctgcctcctgagtgctggagttacagttgtgcaCCCCCACTTTATTTATGTCTTAGTGTGTTCGTGGGTATGTTGAGTGTGGAAGTCgaagaacaactttcaggagttgattcTTTCCTCCCACTGTGGGATTCCGCACACCAAATTCATATCCTCAGGTTTGCATGGTAATACGATTACCAGCTTGAGCTATCATCTGGACTttctttgctttcagtttttattttattttattttttaaagctagatattagtctaggctagcctcaaacttgctatattgCCATGGCTGGCCTGATTCCTCATTACCTTCCAAGCACTGAAATTACAGGCAGGTGGCACcaccagttttatttttgtttgttttaatttttgttttgtgttttgtt
Encoded here:
- the Cd79a gene encoding B-cell antigen receptor complex-associated protein alpha chain; this translates as MPGGLEALRALPLLLFLSYTCLGPGCQALRVEGGPPSLTVNLGEEARLICENNGRNPNITWWFSLQSNNSWPPMPLGPGHGTTGQLFFPEVNKSHRGLYWCQVIENNILKRSCGTYLRVRNPVPRPFLDMGEGTKNRIITAEGIILLFCAVVPGTLLLFRKRWQNEKFGVDMPDDYEDENLYEGLNLDDCSMYEDISRGLQGTYQDVGNLHIGDAQLEKP